In the Sandaracinus amylolyticus genome, GGGATTCAGCAAAGTCGTCGCACTGAAACGCATCCACGAGCACCTGGCGCGCGACGCTCGGTTCGTGGACATGTTCCTCGACGAGGCGCGCGTCGCATCGCGCATCACCCACCCGAACGTCTGTTCGGTGTTCGACTTCGGCGCGGTCGAGAGCACGTACTTCATCGCGATGGAGTACCTGATGGGCGAGACGTTCTCGTCCATCCAGCGCTCGCTGAGAGAGCGGGGACGCACCGAGTGGACTGCGCACCTGGCGGAGATCTTCGCGCAGGCGGCCGAGGGACTGCACGCGGCGCACGAGCTCCGCGGTGACGACGGCGGGCTGCTCGACGTCGTGCATCGCGACGTGTCTCCACAGAACCTGTTCCTGACCTACGACGGATGCGTCAAAGTCGTCGACTTCGGCGTCGCGCGCTGCGCCGGGCGCATCCAAGAGACCGAGCCCGGGACGATCAAGGGCAAGCTCGCGTACATCGCGCCCGAGCAGATGCGCTGTCAGGAGGTCGACCGGAGGAGCGATGTCTGGTCGCTGGGAGTGACGTTCTGGGAGATGCTGGTCGGACGACAGCTCTTCAAGCGCGGCAGTGACATCGAGACGCTCCAGGCCGTGCTGAGCGCCGAGATCCCGGCGCCATCGTCGCTGAATCCGACCGTGCCTCCGGCGCTCGACCTCATCGTGCTGAAGGCGCTCTCGCGCGACGTGAGCGCGCGCTGGCAGACGGCGCGGGACATGAGCCGTGCGCTGCGCGACTTCAATCGCGCCGAGCGTGCGAGCCTGGGTCAGGTGGAGCTCGAGGAGTGGATGCTCGAGCTCTTTCCCCTGCAATACCGCGAGAAGCGCGCGCTCGTGCAGGCCGCGCGCGAGCGCTCGGACCCGACCGAGCGCATCCCGGTGGGAGAAGCGATCGAGTCGGCGGAGATGCCACTCCAATCGTCGGGTGCTCACGCGCTGTCGAGCCCTTCGCCGGCGATCTCGCTGCACGAGCGGATCTCCACGACTCCGACCCACGCAGGATCGATGTCGCCCGACGTGCCCGGAGCGCCGCACGCGTTCTGGGCGGGCGTCGGATTCGCGACGACGCTCGCCGTGATGCTCGGAGGATGGATCCTCGCACTGACGTGGCCGGCCACGAGGTTCGACGAGGCGCTGCCGGCGGCGCTCGCGACCGGCGCCACCCATCTGTCGGTCCCGATTCCGTCGGTGGTGCCGCCACCGATGCCGGTGGTGCCCGCGACGCCGTCGGAGGAGCCCACGGCGACGACGCTCGCGAGCACGACGACGCGATCGCGTCAGCCCACGCCCCGTCCGGGGCGCAGCGCGTCCCGCGGGAGCTCGCGCGGCGGCGAGCGCACTGGCGACGACGTCGAGCAGATGGACGCGACGGACCACGAGAATCCCGAGGTGGAGGAGGCGATCGATCAAGCGCCCGCCGCAGTGCCCGCGGAGACGCCGGCGGCCCCGGAGCCCCCGGTGCTGCCCGCGACGATCGCGCCGTCATCGCTCGATGCGCGGGTGTCGATCGACGCGCTGCGGACCGGCGGATCGATCCCGACGAGCGCAGTCCGTCAGGCGATCGAGCGCCTGGAGGACGAATATCAGCGCTGTTATCGCAACGCAGCGCAGCGGGCCCAGCGCGACGCGAGCGGGACCGTCGATGTCGGTCTCACCATCGACGAGATGGGTCTACCGCAGCACGTGAGCGTCGGCAGTGGGGCGCTGCCCGGCCTCTCCGAGTGTGTGCAGGACGTCACCTCGCGACTGCGCACGCGACTGCGGCCCGACACCGGCACTGCCGACGTGTCCTACGGAGTCCGCTACACCGTACGCGGCGGAGCTCGGTGACCTCATGGTCCGACTCGGTGGCTCCCACGGCCGCGCGGCAGGCGCGGGCCGGTCGTCGACTCTCGTCTTCCTGGTGCTCGCGAATGGATGCCTCGGGCCGCTGGTCGACGACACCGCGACGTACAGCCCCCACGTGCTGCCGCGCGGCGTGGAGCCGCCCGCCGCGATCGACGATCCCGTGCTGCGCGCGCAGATCGACACCTACGATCAGCTCGACGGCAGCGTCGTCCCGCGGCGCTATGCGTGGGCCGACGGAGAGCCGATCCACTACTGGGATCTCGGTTCCTCCTCGCGCGTCGCGAATCCCGTCTTCGAGCTGTCCCGCTGCGACGAGGAGGGCAATCCGCTCGAGGGCGAAGCGGGCCAGATCGAGCATCCGTGGATCGTGGACACGATCCCGGGCTCGACGCTCTACAGCGGATACTGGTCGGTGCACGTCGTGTGCGTCACCGATTCGTACGACGGCGAGCGCGTGGTCTCGGTGGGCGGGATCTCGGACGCGGTCGAGCTCGGCCTGGCTCGCGAGGCGACTCCGACACAGCGCTGGTTCAGCGCGCCGATCACGCTGCCCGAGGTCGCCATCGATCGCGGCGTCGGTCGCGCACCGCGGCCGACCGAGCGCGTGTACTACCGAGGGCTCTGGGTCGCGGCGCTCGCACCGACGGGGCGGCGCGACGTGCTCACGTTCGCGCGCAGCCGGATCGTGACCGAGGCCCAGGTCTACGTGCTCGCGCGGCGCGGAGACGAGGAGTACGAGGAGGTGATCTTCGCAGACGCGCGCCGCGTCGGGATGGAGCAGTCCGACTCGTACACACCGCTGGTGCGGGTCGTGAAGATCACGATGGGAGAGGCGTTCGAGCCGGGCAGCGTGCGCGACGCGGACGAGCTCGTGATGCGCGCACCGTCGGGGCCGGTCGCGGTGCATCCCGAGGTGATCGCGATCGAGGTCACGAACGACCTGCGCAACTACGAGATCGAGTGGGAGGACCCGAGTTGAGATCGCGTCTCGCCGCGCTCTCGCTCGCCGGTGTCGTCGCGCTGGGCGGTTGTCTCGATCCCATCGCGCCCGACGTGGGAGGTCCGATCGTCGGACGCTGCGACCCCGCGGACAGCGATCCCGATCACGACGTCTCGTTCCACGTCGAGGTGCTGCCGCTGCTCGCGCGCGCGCCGCGCGAGGGAGGGTGCACATGTCACGACCAGAGTCGCAACGGCATCGGATATCAGCTCTCGGCCCTCGACCTCACGAGCTACGACGCGCTGATGCGCGGGGGCCGGAGCTCCGGGCGCGACATCGTCGTCGAGGGCGATCCCTGCATCAGCATCCTGTATCTGAAGCTCACCGCGGCGCCGCCCTTCGGGGCGCGGATGCCGCTCGGCGGTCCTCCGTACTTCACGAGCGACGAGCTGCGCGTCGTGCACGACTGGATCGCCGAGGGCGCAGATGCGGAGTGACCTGCTCCGCACGGTCCTCGCGGCGTCGTCGCTGGTGTGGATCGTCGCGTGCGGAGGCACGGGCGCGGGGCTCGACGCCGCCCGACTCCCGGCCTCGATGCGTGCGCCGTATCGGCGCTTCGAGGCGCGCTGCAGTCGCTGTCACAGCCTCTCTCGTCCGCTGAGCGCACCGGTCCAGAGCGTCGAGCACTGGCAGCGTTATCTCGCTCGGATGCGGCGCATGCCGGGCAGCGGCATCAACCAAGGCGACGCCGCGATGATCCTCGAGTTCCTCACGTACTACACGACCGTGATGCGCCGCGAGGAGGAGGCGCAGTCTCAGGGCGGCGAAGTGCTGGAGACCGTGCCCAGCGAGGCGCGCAGCGGAGACGCGATGGCGGACGCGGGCGAGACCGAGAGGAGCGACGATGCGCCGTGAGACTCGAGGAGGATGGGTCGCGCTGGGGGTCTGCGTGCTCGTCGCGAGCGCGCTCCTCGGGCTCCGGGCACCTCGCGCACGCGGGCAGGATCTCGCGTTCGCGGGCTCGGTGCAGGCCAGTTATCTGTTCTCGCCGACGAGCCCTGCCGACCTGCATCACGCGTTCGACGGATTCACCACCGAGGCGTCGCTGAAGGTGTCGGCCGACGTCGGTGATCACGTCTCGGCACAGGTGAAGGCCTGCTTCGGGTGCCACGGATTCGAGCTGGGAATGGCGTTCGTCGATTTCCGGGTCGCCGACGAGCTCAACCTGCGCGTGGGCCGATTCAGCCCGTCGTTCGGCGAGTTCCCCTTGAGGCACGATCCCGCCAATCACCACACCGTGGACAAGCCGCTCGTCTACGACATGGGCCGCATGTTGCGAATGCGCGAGTGGAACCTCGGGATCCTGCCGATTCCCTACGTCGATCAGGGCATCGAGGTGAACGGCACGCACTGGTGCGACGGCACCGCGCAGGTCGACTACGCGGTGTACGTCGTCGGCGGATTGCGGGGAACGACGGAGCCCTTCGACATCGACTGGATCGAGACACGCTCGCTGGGTCGCTATTACGTCGACGACAACGCGTCACCGGCGGGCGGCGCGCGAGTCGGCTTCGCGTTCAACCTCGGCGAGGAGGCGGCGCTCTCGTTCGGCGCGTCGGGGATGTACGGCCTCTACGATCCCGACGCGACGCGCTCGTATCTGATCGTCGGGGCCGATCTCTACGCACGATGGGGCCCACTGACGCTGCGGGCGGAGTATCTCCTGCGCCGCACCGAATTCGCGCTGGGCGACGATCCCGCGAGCCGGTTCGCCTATGGTCCCGGAGAGAACGGCCAGTTCGACGACTTCTTCTTGAAGGACGGGTGGTACGCAGACGTCGAGATCCGATTGCACCCCGCGGTCGAGCTGATCGGGCGGTTCGACGGATTGCGCCGCATCGGGAACGTCGCGGCGACGTCGCCGCTCCGCTCGGAGAGCATGATCCTGCGTTATACGGCCGGGTTCAATTTCATCCCGGACAGAGCGTTCCGCATCAAGCTCTTCTCGCAGCTCTACGACTTCAGCGATTTTGCAGACGAAGTCACGATTCAAGCGGCGGTGGCGGCGAACTTCTGAGACTCGCGCCTGTTTCTGCTCGTTGTCGGGAGATCCCCCCGTTCCTCGTGAGCGTGCCAGTTCGTACCTTCTCGAAACATCGCAGTCGGAGCGTACCAATCGGCCCGCACACGGCTCGCGCACTCGAGAGGGAGCAAGAGATGCACTGGAATCGTGCTTTCACGTGGACTGCCGTCGTCGGCGCGCTCGTCTGGGGTGGCTGCGGCGGAGAGGCGACACCGGGCTCCGGCTCGCTCGCGCTCGGAGGGGCGACGGATTCGACGACACGTCCCGACGACACGGTGCTGGTGCTGGGAGACGCGGGCGCGCCCGAGGTCGACATCATCGATCCGCCGCCCGTGGATACGATTCCGCCGCCCGGCGCGGTCGTGATCGACGTCGAGCGCGAGCTGATGATCACGGATCTCTCGGTGGTCGAAGATCCGGTGCGCACCACGGGCGACGGAGTGTGGACGTTCGGGCATCTCATGAGCGAGATGGCCGGTGACATTCCGCCCGGCGAATTCGTGATGCAGTGGCTCCGCGAGTGGGAGGTCGATCAGCAATTCGGCGACTCCGTCGCTCCGGCGCGTCCGCCCATTCGCACACTGATCATCGATCCCTGGCTGGCCCGCAGTGGGTGCGCCGCGGGGGCGACGAGCTGCGAGCTCGATCTCGCGTCGGCGCCGTTCCGACTGCTCGCGATCGTGAATCGCCTCGATCTGCGCGATGCCGAGCTCACCGGGCCGGGGGGCAGCGAAGACGCGCACACCCGTCATTCCGGCGAGGGACGGTTCGTGTTCGGCGTGCTCGGACCAGCGGGAGAGCGACTCCGATTCACGGTGATCTTCGAGTACACGCAGGTCGCGGACACCGCCGCCGAAGTGCAGGAATGGGCACAGCGCTGGCACGACCTCGGCGCGATTCCGTTCGGTCCGGACTACAACGCTGCGCTGGAGGAGGTGACGCACCTCTTCGCGGGCGCGAACATGGCGCCCGGTCGTCCCAACGGCAGCGCGATCGCGCAGGTGCGCACCAACGAGATCGCGATCACGCCGATCTGGGAGCTGCGTGAATTCCTGCTCTCGGAGTCGGGCCTGCACCTCGCGCCGATCCAGCAGACGCCGGACTTCTCGGAGAACGGGACGAACAAGCTGCGCAATCGAATCCGCAGCCACGAGTCGGCGATCCTCGACGGCTCGTATCGGGTCCCCCCGGGTCAGCTCGGCGCGATCGGTCCGACGCCGACGAGCCGCTTCTTCTGGGACGCGCCCGGGCTCACCGATCACGCCGCAGCGCGACACCAGTTCTCGCTCAACACGTGCAGCGGGTGCCACGCGGGCGAGACCGCGACGCGGTTCCTCCACGTCGGCACGCGCGAGGCGGGCGCCGAGGCAGTGCTCTCGGGCTTCCTCGTCGGCGCGCAGGTGGCAGACCCGGTGACCGGAGAGGTGCGCACCTTCGCCGATCTCGATCGTCGCGCCCAGGACATGGTCGACGTGCTGACCGCAACGCTCGACACCGTGCCTCCGCGGGGTCGCGGAATGAGCGGCGCGCGCGTCCACTGATTCTCCCGGGGGAGGCTGCGCGCCTCCCCTCTCGCCCCCCGTCAGTCGGCGCACGCCGCGGATTTCGGCTCGTTTCGGGCGAGCGCGCGCGATGCCTCGGGTAGCACCGCCTCGATGGAGGTGCGTGTGCCTCGAGCGAAGACGAGATGGACGATCGGTGTGGGCGCGCTCGCGCTCGCGGCATGTGGAGGCGACGACGTCGCGGTGATGCCCGACGCGAGCGTGCCGGCGATCGACGCCGGTGCGATCGACGACGGGAGCGTCG is a window encoding:
- a CDS encoding protein kinase domain-containing protein, with amino-acid sequence MTDARPTTISTERADLGELGRYRLCAELAAGGMATVFLSSTISSAGFSKVVALKRIHEHLARDARFVDMFLDEARVASRITHPNVCSVFDFGAVESTYFIAMEYLMGETFSSIQRSLRERGRTEWTAHLAEIFAQAAEGLHAAHELRGDDGGLLDVVHRDVSPQNLFLTYDGCVKVVDFGVARCAGRIQETEPGTIKGKLAYIAPEQMRCQEVDRRSDVWSLGVTFWEMLVGRQLFKRGSDIETLQAVLSAEIPAPSSLNPTVPPALDLIVLKALSRDVSARWQTARDMSRALRDFNRAERASLGQVELEEWMLELFPLQYREKRALVQAARERSDPTERIPVGEAIESAEMPLQSSGAHALSSPSPAISLHERISTTPTHAGSMSPDVPGAPHAFWAGVGFATTLAVMLGGWILALTWPATRFDEALPAALATGATHLSVPIPSVVPPPMPVVPATPSEEPTATTLASTTTRSRQPTPRPGRSASRGSSRGGERTGDDVEQMDATDHENPEVEEAIDQAPAAVPAETPAAPEPPVLPATIAPSSLDARVSIDALRTGGSIPTSAVRQAIERLEDEYQRCYRNAAQRAQRDASGTVDVGLTIDEMGLPQHVSVGSGALPGLSECVQDVTSRLRTRLRPDTGTADVSYGVRYTVRGGAR